The proteins below are encoded in one region of Drosophila santomea strain STO CAGO 1482 chromosome 3R, Prin_Dsan_1.1, whole genome shotgun sequence:
- the LOC120453246 gene encoding protein unc-79 homolog isoform X7 gives MTGSFKVQLINMGTRAAAFQAKLRALHEYHVRLLHNVLPAPSGVDIANNIKYFSQTLLTVLKDVRTSPHELIRDPLEDPTRMSAYPNLEYGNLYNALTMLIDVAPCIQYGQIVFGKALLQCLSCILPFLDKDLIDNLPYLVSSTISVLPPALHQCIINALCYYILPFTITRRSSDEQECQACQSVSSVIMMVLQYSNNPAHHCQLLECLMTLKHNVVKDILCVVAYGTAVSRTSAAKLLFYYWPAFNANLFDRKVLLSKLTNDLVPFTCQREHCPNSGNAEAAKVCYDHSISIAYAPDCPPPLYLCIECANEIHREHGSLEFGDILHPMQQVSMVCENKNCRSNEKSAFSICFSTECASFNGNHPIRYCSQCHSNRHNSRRGGDHVVHRSLQPAWQMDPEMQMHMVESVVSLLREAKPLNFEPGKESLSSESKKNGSGITADNISLEERQRLGRYGIWLLVGRCTPTADTPVEVLGRILSMLFHWFHVTAYSYDAAGQVESTIEKLKVDHVCNWLKDICRIHYNVFISCLLPHPPEYARVGGHWETLASRTSHLKEGLQRLICLVPYEVITSEIWDYVMPHWMEAITNDVAEKELNELKIVLSKILDPEMSPLGFDAKTMYNFVAIRFEKTTAKVQQQALHWLQILTKLEILIPLVQLFAMFGDGVRIMKYGIQHELMREKDAQSQSLAKAPKTPCKESKETKADMANPPRRSSISPVVEDDSGNTSAISDDEAPTNRHTEFSTDAEHNLTCCILMLDILLKQMELQDVEQHMGIHTSVCENVSRLIKCMVTAARVGLSSHVCALKVAECAYCEASIMWHQLATKLVQFMAPLNPVRPPDVPIEDIIEEEKSSRKSPPESDKEKTRDRDVSLSMAPLPIPLGPLGGFADIFKLDQFFSDDGKIIIMAGPVPVAVPQPEPHSVGGVLVHMPHVCSIMTATVETVSEQLDLASILPTDRAIARSITLSDADVGSANVSVTKASVMGENGANGGAACGGGENGSGSEDDEEEEDSDDFWHTSVGKFKFTLDTLPQPLQYIHQLLTEIPTIKKPEILYYVLQCLNTMALHGDALAKAAREQRGFFIWCQENLLIKNLWELCNAEHSHICQVGVPLLLHCITLPLGSDVFWRVVQEAFHDTDWRVRFTAVERVTVITRFMDSTPLRSEVGLQTALATAFCHLIASMDDVNVYVAQRATLYIGTIHDTAIRSLLFCLESQFDLFIVDRPVVLQSVYQLHNSLSDRKMLGWEFFLNRFDTLFVEAQINLEKCGDISYLRDLRNSDNGSEALSAKIQKAREALSQSDTSGGMAKTLSASFGTKWPYKRTMSAPASMAPRQDSKFVPEKEKIYSRQVSAPILKRKTSRFGLDGHIHSLGGLNDDNLIGLLSRITELEESDRETIHLLVFMLMQFMSRTDQAYPSEEKPMTKTQNIVLKHLFLLLGHNQIDKTFHTTPESLRVSAVFNAFLANLPQVLDQNHLIGGLIMPSVMQIILYAPNPTSTSGESYQNIIFNYSLWHLEQYPRRNWLFTLLVVLYKYSYTQPPLSGYVIAGIRLIMNSLRGHFHQCRRIPTTTILDIQGVGGAARSRDVSQPSLGTDPDDKEASPPASPMFPSEGTSAASKSKGNVAFTPKLQHAFRKYNDSSLDADETESELVAIPESDLSDSTLHGSSAPGSFDDTIHFEDVMPRSRRTLEYTEEKSTKSHKSMITTKVGDTYTTKIKATTTSETLVTTHTRHSLQEGVRMIVTPLVGAETTETAIVSPPVDVHRAVTVRNKSLENAAASTSKMFAAIATNHLKALGALQDMSPAVERKAGSSSGSGSRSANGNGNGNGSGGSAPAAIQATSSTAASKPIGRHKTIVECSAGNSSSSADDSRQKKSQTKSLRRTDKNYGSPDSPLSKMSVMPNPRDEMDESIQSLPPPKSIAALEIPTPERLLPIGTQDTVATLVERVRDGLNLPDISHLKQDSLDVSESTKDDVTPSSRTNSPRRLIKQVALESPPNPNAQLPSQPSADLHTSILKNVQQDLKQNAPEGNGLTTSNSIKRPRQKLAPFNVDSNAIPDIRSRFAGSWPPPPFQPVDPDPDDDDEIGAEASNGHGTHSTTHAPRGSSRRVGDYTIVERCSDCGAHIEEYTDEEIGIFIVILGTFIHREPAMAAPFLPEILTMTSRICLSSTHAWQGENGPPLASSAQAVACQFFRCVLHQLAPNGIFLQVFQTQMKMKIRHHHFRSIAKALQDFQDLNSTSPIYMVCESLTSKKALPIDQLPVIFRNMAEYLNLQCVPTEAGVGLAVWSQAMQAMESLLRQVIVIMPSLTNAEYMLDIMAATLRLNCVPKTLLDPYSKIMAYCVQHTNLEYQTLYELCTLNIRSFSKDRDKNLLCRQMIFEFVQALKFKSNIPDHNLLTIIGFVLLDAGGTLPPGAAPGLPDAAPMMTTNSADCLRQYINDVIDFLADFHTLSKIKNFKNGQTSSGLGEDTLGGVLKGAVAQYLALEMSRGNSRDNKAVSRYLPWLNNAPSSLQQGPKEFTECVGHMRLLSWLLLGSLTHMALMQRRQETHSIPTPMPQQNSQGTGPTASVHYQHQGVTYSQPVPQEASCHIADHIQVIFAGFAEQSKTSVLHMSSLFHAFTLCQLWTVYLEQMAHNTNSNAEGSTLGVLFEFWAKVTPCILQLVSHAKPTVNKDQPQTPLDFQTQSANSKLSEMVNLHFLSLLEALKDTNSTVLGKLLPMWSPVLSSQTQLSDTLHVRLQNVRDYAPDYEEQQTYKSEALLKWLQRLQFKMGQIELQASTATQFYSI, from the exons ATGACTGGCAGCTTCAAGGTGCAACTCATCAACATGGGCACTCGCGCTGCCGCCT TTCAGGCAAAACTGAGAGCCCTTCATGAATACCACGTTCGTCTACTGCACAACGTCTTGCCTGCGCCCTCTGGCGTCGATATTGCTAACAATATCAAATACTTTTCTCAAACTCTACTGA CTGTCCTTAAAGATGTGCGCACCTCGCCGCACGAGCTTATCCGCGACCCTCTCGAAGATCCCACTCGCATGTCTGCCTATCCCAATCTCGAGTATGGCAACCTCTACAATGCTCTTACAATGCTCATCGATGTGGCACCTTGCATCCAGTACGGCCAAATCG tctTCGGAAAGGCTCTATTGCAGTGCCTAAGCTGCATCCTTCCCTTTCTGGACAAAGATCTTATCGATAATCTACCCTATCTCGTAAGCTCTACTATATCAGTACTACCACCAGCGTTGCACCAATGCATCATTAACGCTCTATGCTACTATATATTGCCTTTTACTATAA CTCGTCGTAGCTCCGACGAACAGGAATGTCAGGCCTGCCAGTCAGTGTCGTCGGTCATCATGATGGTGCTGCAGTACTCCAACAATCCAGCTCATCATTGCCAGCTCCTGGAGTGCCTGATGACCCTTAAACACAATGTGGTCAAGGACATCCTCTGCGTTGTGGCCTACGGAACCGCTGTTTCCCGAACCTCGGCTGCCAAGCTGCTATTTTACTACTGGCCAGCCTTCAACGCCAATCTATTCGATCGCAAAGTTCTGCTCTCCAAGCTAACCA ACGACCTAGTACCCTTCACCTGCCAAAGGGAGCACTGCCCGAACTCCGGCAACGCGGAGGCAGCGAAGGTGTGCTACGACCACAGCATCAGCATCGCGTACGCCCCCGACTGTCCACCGCCCCTTTACCTGTGCATCGAGTGCGCCAACGAGATTCATCGGGAGCACGGGAGCCTGGAGTTCGGCGACATCCTGCATCCCATGCAACAGGTGTCGATGGTCTGCGAAAACAAGAACTGCCGCTCCAACGAGAAGTCGGCCTTCTCCATCTGCTTCTCCACGGAGTGTGCCAGCTTCAATGGCAATCACCCGATCCGCTACTGCAGCCAGTGCCACAGCAATAGGCACAATTCCCGGCGAGGAGGCGATCACGTGGTCCATCGGAGTCTGCAGCCCGCCTGGCAGATGGATCCAGAGATGCAGATGCACATGGTGGAGTCGGTGGTGAGCCTTCTGCGAGAGGCGAAGCCGTTAAACTTTGAGCCCGGCAAGGAGTCCTTGTCGTCCGAGTCCAAGAAGAACGGCTCCGGCATTACAGCAGACAATATTTCACTGGAGGAGCGTCAGAGACTGGGACGTTATGGTATCTGGCTACTGGTGGGTCGCTGTACTCCCACTGCAGATACTCCCGTGGAAGTTCTGGGCAGGATTCTGAGCATGCTTTTTCACTGGTTTCATGTAACCGCTTACTCTTATGATG CTGCCGGACAAGTGGAAAGTACCATTGAGAAGCTCAAAGTTGATCACGTGTGCAACTGGCTCAAGGACATCTGCCGTATCCACTACAACGTCTTCATCTCCTGCCTGCTGCCACATCCCCCAGAGTATGCCCGTGTTGGAGGCCATTGGGAGACCTTGGCATCGCGAACAAGTCACTTAAAGGAAGGTCTTCAGCGACTCATTTGCCTGGTGCCGTACGAGGTCATCACCTCCGAGATTTGGGACTATGTAATGCCACACTGGATGGAGGCCATCACCAACGACGTGGCCGAGAAGGAACTGAACGAGCTGAAGATTGTGCTCAGCAAGATTCTCGACCCGGAGATGTCTCCCCTGGGTTTTGATGCCAAAACCATGTACAATTTTGTGGCCATCCGATTTGAGAAGACAACGGCAAaggtgcagcagcaggcgcTCCACTGGCTGCAGATCCTCACCAAGCTAGAGATCCTTATCCCACTGGTGCAGCTGTTCGCCATGTTCGGCGATGGTGTTCGCATAATGAAATATGGCATCCAGCATGAGCTGATGCGCGAGAAGGATGCCCAATCTCAGTCCCTGGCCAAGGCTCCCAAGACCCCGTGTAAAGAGAGCAAGGAGACCAAGGCGGATATGGCCAATCCGCCCAGGCGTAGCTCTATTT CTCCTGTTGTCGAGGATGACTCTGGCAATACGTCTGCCATTTCCGATGACGAGGCGCCCACGAATCGTCACACGGAGTTCTCCACGGATGCAGAGCACAACCTCACATGTTGCATCCTCATGCTGGACATCCTTCTGAAGCAAATGGAGCTACAGGACGTGGAGCAGCACATGGGCATCCACACGAGTGTCTGTGAGAACGTTTCCAGGCTTATCAAGTGCATGGTCACTGCAGCTCGAGTGGGCCTTAGTAGTCACGTCTGCGCATTAAAG GTGGCAGAGTGTGCCTATTGCGAGGCTTCCATCATGTGGCATCAGCTAGCTACCAAGTTGGTCCAGTTCATGGCCCCCTTGAATCCAGTCCGGCCACCAGAT GTTCCCATCGAGGACATCATTGAAGAGGAGAAGTCCTCGCGGAAATCTCCACCCGAATCCGATAAGGAAAAGACCCGTGATCGAGATGTTTCCCTCTCGATGGCTCCCTTACCCATTCCCTTGGGTCCTCTAGGAGGATTTGCAG ATATCTTTAAGCTAGATCAATTCTTTTCAGACGAtggaaaaattattataatggcAG GTCCTGTGCCGGTGGCCGTGCCCCAACCAGAGCCGCACTCCGTGGGCGGAGTGCTCGTCCACATGCCCCACGTCTGTTCC ATCATGACGGCCACGGTAGAAACAGTTTCAGAGCAACTCGACCTGGCCTCCATCCTGCCCACAGACCGGGCCATAGCCCGCTCTATAACCCTTTCCGATGCGGACGTGGGCAGCGCCAATGTCAGCGTGACCAAGGCCTCGGTCATGGGTGAGAACGGTGCCAATGGCGGAGCGGCCTGTGGCGGCGGGGAGAACGGGAGCGGATCCGAGgatgacgaggaggaggaggacagCGATGACTTCTGGCACACCTCTGTGGGCAAGTTCAAGTTCACCCTGGATACGCTGCCCCAGCCACTGCAGTACATCCATCAACTGCTCACG GAAATACCTACCATCAAGAAGCCTGAAATCCTGTACTACGTTCTACAGTGCCTGAACACGATGGCTTTGCATGGCGATGCTTTGGCCAAGGCGGCGAGGGAGCAACGAGGCTTCTTCATTTGGTGCCAGGAGAACCTTCTGATCAAGAA CCTCTGGGAGCTATGCAACGCGGAGCACTCTCACATATGCCAGGTGGGtgtgccgctgctgctgcactgcatcaCGCTACCACTCGGATCGGATGTGTTTTGGCGTGTGGTGCAGGAGGCTTTCCACGACACGGACTGGCGCGTCCGCTTCACGGCAGTGGAGCGAGTTACCGTGATTACCCGCTTCATGGACTCCACTCCCCTGCGCTCCGAGGTGGGTCTTCAGACGGCCCTGGCCACCGCCTTTTGCCACCTGATCGCCAGCATGGACGACGTCAATGTGTACGTGGCGCAGCGGGCGACCCTCTACATTGGGACAATCCATGACACGGCAATTCGGTCGCTGCTCTTCTGCCTTGAGTCCCAGTTCGACCTCTTCATCGTGGACCGTCCTGTGGTGCTGCAGTCGGTCTACCAGTTGCACAACTCCCTGTCCGATCGCAAAATGCTCGGCTGGGAGTTTTTCCTGAATCGATTCGACACGCTCTTCGTGGAGGCACAGATCAATCTGGAGAAGTGCGGCGACATCTCATACCTGCGTGATCTGCGGAACTCGGACAACGGCAGCGAGGCCCTCTCGGCCAAGATTCAGAAGGCGAGGGAGGCTCTCAGCCAGTCGGACACCAGTGGAGGCATGGCCAAGACGCTAAGCGCATCTTTCGGCACAAAGTGGCCCTATAAGCGCACCATGTCCGCACCTGCCAGCATGGCACCCAGACAGGACAGCAAGTTTG TTCCGGAGAAGGAGAAGATCTACAGCCGCCAGGTCTCAGCGCCCATTCTCAAGCGGAAGACCTCGCGCTTCGGACTGG ATGGTCATATCCACTCATTGGGCGGCTTGAACGACGACAATCTCATTGGACTACTTTCGAGAATTACGGAACTGGAGGAGTCAGATCGGGAAACCATTCATCTGCTGGTTTTTATGCTGATGCAGTTCATGTCCCGTACGGATCAGGCATATCCCTCAGAGGAGAAACCGATGACCAAGACCCAGAATATTGTCCTCAAGCACCTGTTTCTACTGCTCGGTCACAACCAAATCGACAAGACCTTCCATACCACTCCGGAATCTCTAAG GGTTTCGGCCGTTTTCAATGCGTTCCTGGCCAATCTTCCGCAGGTTTTGGACCAGAACCACTTGATCGGGGGCCTCATCATGCCCTCGGTCATGCAAATCATTCTCTATGCGCCAAATCCGACAAGCACCTCGGGCGAATCCTACCAGAACATAATCTTCAACTATTCCCTGTGGCACCTGGAGCAGTATCCGCGTCGCAACTGGCTCTTCACTTTGCTGGTGGTACTCTACAAGTACTCGTACACTCAGCCTCCTCTTAGTGGATACGTCATCGCTGGGATCCGCTTGATCATGAACAGCTTGCGGGGCCACTTCCACCAATGCCGACGCATTCCGACCACCACCATCTTGGACATTCAGGGCGTAGGCGGCGCTGCTCGATCCCGCGACGTCAGCCAGCCCTCGCTTGGCACAGATCCGGACGACAAAGAGGCCAGTCCGCCGGCCAGTCCAATGTTTCCCTCGGAGGGAACCAGTGCCGCCTCCAAGAGCAAGGGCAATGTAGCCTTCACTCCGAAATTGCAGCACGCGTTCCGGAAGTACAACGACTCCAGCCTAGATGCCGATGAAACCGAATCGGAACTGGTGGCCATTCCGGAGAGCGATCTCTCTGACAGCACTTTACACGGTAGCAGTGCACCG GGATCCTTTGATGATACCATACATTTTGAGGACGTCATGCCACGCAGCCGTCGAACCCTTGAATACACCGAAGAG AAATCCACAAAATCCCACAAGTCCATGATCACCACCAAGGTCGGCGATACGTACACTACCAAAATCAAGGCCACCACTACCAGTGAGACATTGGTGACCACACACACCAGGCACAGTTTGCAGGAGGGTGTTCGCATGATCGTCACCCCCTTGGTGGGCGCGGAAACCACGGAGACGGCGATTGTTAGTCCTCCAGTAGATGTCCATCGAGCTGTGACCGTGCGCAACAAGTCCTTGGAGAATGCAGCCGCCTCCACATCGAAGATGTTCGCCGCCATAGCTACGAATCACCTAAAGGCACTGGGCGCTTTACAGGATATGTCTCCGGCAGTGGAAAGAAAAGCCGGATCCAGCAGCGGCAGTGGGAGTCGATCGGCCAACGGAAATGGTAACGGAAACGGCAGTGGAGGAAGTGCCCCAGCTGCCATCCAGGCAACTTCTTCGACAGCTGCTAGCAAGCCCATTGGACGGCATAAGACTATTGTGGAGTGCAGTGCCGGGAACTCGAGCTCCTCGGCCGATGATTCGCGGCAGAAGAAGTCGCAAACCAAATCTCTGAGACGCACGGATAAGAACTACGGCTCGCCGGACTCACCACTGTCCAAGATGAGCGTGATGCCGAATCCGAGGGATGAAATGGATGAGAGCATCCAGAGCTTGCCGCCGCCCAAGAGCATTGCTGCCTTGGAGATTCCCACTCCGGAGCGTCTCCTGCCCATCGGAACCCAGGACACGGTGGCCACCCTAGTAGAGCGGGTGAGAGATGGCCTCAACTTGCCGGACATCAGTCATCTCAAGCAGGACAGCCTTGATGTGTCGGAGAGCACCAAGGATGATGTAACACCGAGCAGTAGGACGAACTCTCCCCGGCGGCTCATAAAGCAGGTGGCTTTGGAATCTCCTCCGAATCCAAATGCACAGCTTCCATCGCAGCCCTCAGCCGATTTGCACACCTCTATTCTCAAGAATGTGCAGCAGGACCTGAAGCAAAATGCCCCCGAAGGCAATGGGCTCACCACCAGCAATAGTATCAAACGTCCTCGACAAAAACTGGCTCCCTTCAATGTGGACAGCAATGCTATTCCGGATATTCGATCTCGGTTTGCTGGTTCCTGGCCACCGCCTCCTTTTCAGCCCGtggatcccgatcccgatgatgatgatgagatCGGGGCAGAGGCCTCCAATGGGCATGGAACCCACTCAACCACTCATGCTCCTCGTGGG AGCTCTCGTCGTGTTGGAGACTACACCATCGTGGAACGCTGCTCCGATTGCGGCGCCCACATTGAGGAGTACACGGATGAGGAGATTGGCATCTTCATTGTAATCCTAGGGACCTTTATTCATCGAGAACCTGCCATGGCAGCACCTTTCCTGCCCGAGATTCTTACCATGACTTCGCG GATCTGCCTAAGTAGCACCCATGCCTGGCAAGGCGAGAATGGTCCACCTTTGGCCAGCAGTGCCCAGGCGGTGGCCTGTCAGTTCTTCCGCTGCGTGCTGCACCAGTTGGCACCTAATGGAATCTTCTTGCAAGTATTCCAAACCCAAATGAAAA TGAAAATCCGCCACCACCATTTTCGAAGCATTGCCAAAGCGCTGCAGGATTTCCAGGACTTGAACTCCACCAGTCCCATCTACATGGTGTGCGAGTCACTGACGTCCAAAAAGGCATTGCCCATTGACCAGCTACCGGTAATTTTCCGCAACATGGCCGAGTATTTGAATCTCCAGTGCGTCCCCACGGAAGCGGGCGTGGGCTTAGCCGTTTGGTCACAGGCCATGCAAGCCATGGAGTCGCTCCTTCGCCAAGTAATCGTCATCATGCCCAGTCTCACCAACGCGGAGTACATGCTGGACATCATGGCGGCAACCTTGAGGCTCAACTGTGTGCCAAAAACGCTGCTTGATCCGTACTCCAAGATCATGGCCTATTGTGTGCAGCATACAAATCTGGAATACCAAACACTATACGAGCTTTGTACTCTGAACATTAGATCATTTAGCAAAGATCGGGACAAGAACTTGCTGTGTCGTCAAATGATCTTTGAGTTCGTCCAGGCTCTGAAGTTTAAGTCGAATATTCCGGACCACAATCTACTCACCATTATTGGTTTTGTGCTCCTTGATGCTGGTGGCACCCTGCCTCCAGGGGCTGCTCCTGGTTTGCCTGACGCGGCTCCTATGATGACCACCAATTCTGCTGATTGTTTGAGGCAGTATATCAACGATGTTATTGATTTTCTGGCCGATTTCCACACCCTTAGCAAGATTAAG AACTTTAAGAACGGCCAGACGAGCAGTGGACTGGGTGAAGACACTTTGGGCGGAGTCCTTAAGGGAGCAGTGGCCCAATATTTGGCTCTGGAAATGTCACGTGGCAATTCAAGGGACAACAAAGCAGTTTCCCGCTACCTTCCCTGGCTAAACAATGCTCCATCGTCCCTTCAGCAAGG ACCCAAGGAGTTCACTGAGTGCGTGGGTCACATGCGCCTGCTGTCTTGGTTGCTACTTGGCTCCCTCACTCACATGGCTCTGATGCAGCGGCGTCAGGAGACGCATAGCATTCCTACGCCCATGCCGCAGCAGAATAGTCAGGGAACCGGTCCTACAGCCAGTGTACATTATCAGCACCAAGGAGTTACCTATTCGCAACCGGTGCCACAGGAAGCCTCTTGTCACATCGCCGATCACATTCAGGTGATCTTTGCCGGATTTGCGGAGCAGTCCAAGACTTCCGTGCTGCATATGTCCTCGCTATTCCATGCGTTCACTCTCTGTCAGCTGTGGACGGTATACTTGGAGCAGATGGCCCACAACACCAACAGTAACGCGGAGGGCAGCACGTTGGGCGTTCTCTTTGAGTTCTGGGCGAAGGTAACGCCCTGCATCTTGCAATTGGTGTCCCACGCCAAGCCGACAGTCAATAAGGATCAACCGCAGACACCCCTGGACTTCCAGACGCAAAGCGCCAACTCAAAGCTGTCCGAGATGGTCAACCTGCACTTCCTTAGTCTGTTGGAGGCGTTGAAGGACACCAATTCCACAGTGCTGGGCAAGCTGCTGCCAATGTGGAGCCCCGTTCTCTCCTCACAGACTCAACTCTCGGACACGTTGCACGTCCGATTGCAGAACGTAAGGGACTATGCACCCGACTACGAGGAGCAGCAAACGTACAAGTCGGAGGCTCTGCTTAAATGGCTGCAGCGCTTGCAGTTCAAGATGGGCCAAATCGAGTTACAAGCATCAACGGCCACGCA